TGACCCTCACGCTGCCACTGACGGCGTGATTCCTGTATAAGCCATAGACCCATTATATTTTTGATAAAGCGGATCTTATTATTGTATCCGCCCTCGTTAGTGAAATTAGCTCTGGCGGCATCGTCTGAAACAACCGGTTTGTCAAGTTCTGTCCCAAGAAGCGACCATGTTCCGCTGCTGATATATGCGAAATGCTTGACTTTAGACGGAACTGCCGCAACCGCCGATGCGGTATCGTGTTCGCCTACCGCGACAACAGGAACTGGTTTGCATCCGAGTTCTTCACAAATTCCTTTGCTCAGCATTCCATATGTACTGCCCGGCTCGATTATTGACGGAAAAATGCCAGAGGGAATACCTAGTTTTTCAAGAAGAGTTTGATCCCAGTCGCGTGTATGAGGATTTAAAAGATTAGATGTCGACGCAACTGTATACTCGGCATGCTGTTCACCAGTCAAAAAGTAAGCTAAAAGATCCGGGATAAAAAGCAGCTTATCGACGCCTTCAAGCCCGCCGCTATGAGCAAGATAGTACAGCTGATACAGCGTATTTATGCGCATAAATTGTATGCCCGTGCGCGAAAACAGCTCATCTTTTGAAACTTTCTCGTATACTTTTTCTGGAACTCCCTCAGTTCTTGCATCACGATAATGCACAGGGTTTTGCAAAAGGCGCCCTTCTTTATCCAAAAGCCCGAAGTCGACACCCCATGTATCTATACCGATACTGTCGAATCCGCCGCCGAGAGCGACGGCTTTCGATATTCCCTGTTTAATTTCAAAAAACAGCCTTAAAATATCCCAATGAAGCGTTCCCCCTATCATTACGGGGTCGTTTGAAAATCTATGTATTTCTTCGATTTTTATCTTGCCGTTCTCAAGCGTTCCAAGCATTGCTCTTCCGCTTGACGCGCCAAGGTCAAAAGCAAGCATTTTTTTTGCCATATATGCTCCAAAACCGCATAACTTTTAGCGGCTGCCGCATTTTCGGCAAGCGGCATACCAAGATTATCTTTAGACAGTTGTAAAGAATATAAAAAAGTATTATTATAATATCACACGTGTTCATTTTCATCTATATTTGAGCGTCATGTTGTTTAATCAGCATAAAAAACTAGTGTAGTGAGCAAAAATAATCACAAGAAACAGGAGAAACCTATGCTTACACTTGAAAGGCATAACAAAATTCTTGAAATCCTAAACAAGAAAAAGTCTGTTACCGTGAATGAACTGAGCAAAAAACTTTTTGCCAGCCCCGCAACGATTCGCCGTGACCTTACAGCAATGGAAAAGTCAGGGCTAATCACTCGATCACACGGCGGCGCAGTTCTATATGAAAGCTCAAATGCAGAGCCGTCACAGGTTATTCGTGAGCACGAAAACATAAAGGAAAAAAAGGTCATTGCAAACCTTGCTGCTGATTTTATAAAAAATTCATACTCTATTTTTTTGGATTCAAGCAGTACAGCGGGATTTCTTGTCCCGCATCTTACTAGATTTCGCAACCTATCAGTAGTAACAACAGGAATAAAAAACGCGTTGCTGCTTATGGAAAAAACGGATGTGCGTGTTCATGTCCCGGGCGGCATGATTGCTCCGAATTCAAACACTATCACCGGCAGTGACACACTTGAATACATATCACATATCAATGTCGACGTGGCATTTATTTCATGTGCCGGGATTGACACCATTTCGGGCATCACCGAGGGATCATTTGAACAGTCACAGCTTAAACGGAAAATGCTGTCGAATGCAAAATCCAGGATTCTTCTCTGTGACAGCAGTAAATTCGGACATACCTTCTTATGCCGAACCTGTGATTTTAACGGCATAGATTATTTTATAAGTGATAAAACGCCTGATGCAGAACTTGCAAACGCTATAACTACAGCAGGGTGTGAAATAATAGCTGAAGATAACCTATAATAAAAAAATAAATTATTGCGCACTTTAGTAAATTTTAACACCTTTTTCCCCTTTTTCATATAATAATATGTAATATTTAAAAGGGGGATCCCGTATGCAACACTATGGAAATAATCCCGATAATGAGGGTAATGCTCCTCAGTACACTCCCTATATGTCACAGGACCCTTATGGCTATAACAACGGTCTATCGGTGGCACTTCAGCTTATTCGTGATGCATTAAGCGGCGAGACTGAAGACAGGATGTTCTACGAATACCTGATAAGCATTGCCCCATCAGAAGAGGAAAAACGAATCATCGAAAGCATCCGTGATGACGAGATGCGGCATTACAGCATGTTCAGGCAGCTTTATTACGAACTGACAGGTCAAATGCCCACAATCGCTCAAGAGCCGACTTTTGAAAAACCTGCTTCATATTGTGATGGTATCAAACGCGCGCTTTTCGGCGAACAGAATGCAGTAAGAAAATACCGCCGTATACTTTTTGCGCTTCAGGACAGAAGACAGATCAATATGCTTACAGAAATAATAACAGACGAGATCCGTCACGGAATACTTTACAGCTACATATACTCAAAAAACGGCTGCGATGTGTAATCTCCTTGCATTATAGACTATGCAAACTCAAAAAAATGGGCTGCTACAAATCGAAAGTTTTATAGCAGCCCATTTTCAGCCTGCCGAAAAAGGACGCGCACCGCAAAAGCGATTCATAGGTGAAAACGCAAAATGGAAGTATCAGGCTTTCAAACGCACTCTTCCTGTTAAGTTATAAAAATCAAAAATAGCGCAAGCGTCCCCATATCGAGGCACCTTTGCAAACTTTACCAACAGGCGCCCTGCTGTATGCATCATCAACGAGCACCTGCTTTTCGTCTGACTGCCCTTTTCGAGCGTCTGTCAACTTATCAAACAACTTTTTAAATAAGTCGAAAAGAGCCTGCTTTAAAAGCAGGCTCTTCTTTTGAATAAATTAAATTATTTAACCATTTTAGCAACTTCAGCTGCAAAATCGTCTTCCCTCTTCTGAAGTCCTTCGCCCTTTTCAAAGCGCGCGAACTTTGCGATAGAAATAGGAGCTCCGATTTCTTTAGAAACTGAATCCATATACTGCTTAACAGACATATCGTTGTTCTTGATATAAACCTGTTCAATAAGGCAGTTTTCTTTATAGAATTTCTGTACACGACCGGCAACCATCTTTTCAGCGATTGCTTCAGGTTTGCCCTCATTTATTGCCTGAACTTTCAGGATTTCTTTTTCCTTATCCAAAACTTCAGCCGGAACTTCTTCTCTTTTGTTATAGGAAGGATTTGAAGCTGCAACCTGCATTGCTATATCCTTAGCAAACTCTTTGAATTTCTCAGTTCCAGCAGCTTCATCAGTTGTATCGAACTTAACCATAACACCGATTCTGCCGCCGCCGTGTATATAAGTTTCAGTAATGCCCTCATAGCGCTCGAATCTTCTGACCTTAAGGTTTTCACCTATCGTCAGGATCTTATCTCTCAGAACGTCTGCAACTTTAGAGCTTCCGCCCTCATAGTTTGTTTCAAGCAGAGCGTCAACGTCTGCCGGATTGGTGTCTGCAACAGTCTTTGCGCATCCTGCTACAAAGCCCTGGAAATCAGCATTTTTCGCAACAAAGTCTGTTTCTGAATTGACTTCGATAACAACGCCGACTTTTTTAGCGTCGTCGGTATAACAAGCAACAAGACCTTCCGCCGCAATCCTGCTTGCTTTCTTAGCGGCAGCGGCAAGACCCTTTTCTCTTAATATTTCTACTGCTTTTTCGAGATCCCCGTCAGCCTGTGTAAGTGCCTTTTTGCAGTCCATCATGCCGACGCCTGTTCTCTCTCTTAATGTCACAACATCTTTAGCTGTGAATGCCATATATATTCAATCCTCCGTTATTTTAAATATTATGCTGTTATTCCTTGTCCCCAGCGGCTTCCTCTTCATCCATTTCGAACTGTTCACCCTGTCTGCCTTCAAGAACAGCGTTAGCCATTGTCTCGGCGATCAGTTTAACGGCTCTTATAGCATCATCGTTGCCCGGGATAACATAATCCACTTCATCAGGATCGCAGTTTGTATCAACGATTGCAACGATCGGAATACCAAGATTTCTTGCCTCTGATACAGCGATTCTCTCTTTCTTAGGATCAACGATAAAGAGCGCAGCAGGAAGTCTTTCCATATTCTCTATGCCGCCTAAAAACTTTTCAAGTTTTTCTATTTCACCGCGAAGCTTTGTAACTTCCTTCTTTGGCAGAACTTCGAATGTGCCGTCTTCGGACATTTTACGGAGCTGTTTTAGTCTTGATACTCTTTTTCTTATTGTCTTGAAGTTTGTCAGCATACCGCCAAGCCATCTGGCATTGACAAAATACATGCCGACACGCTCAGCCTCTTCTTTAATAGAATCCTGAGCCTGTTTCTTTGTTCCTACGAACAGAACTTCGCCGCCCTCAGCTGCAACATTGCGGATGAACATGTAAGCGTCTTCAACCTTTTTTACGGTCTTCTGCAGATCGATGATGTAAATACCGTTTCTTTCGGTGAAGATGTACTCAGCCATTTTAGGGTTCCAGCGTCTGGTCTGATGGCCGAAGTGAACGCCTGCTTCGAGCAGTTGTTTCATTGAGATTACTGACATTATTATTTTTCCTCCTTGGTTTTTACCGCCATACCGTTCATTTTCCCGCACAGCATATGCACCGGTGCGGAAATCGCAGTATGTGTGTAATTATCTGTGTTATGATACCATATTACAGCATTATTTGCAAGACGTTTTTTTAAGTTTTTTGCCAAAAAAGAACATAAAAAATCCCAGAGGCAGCAGAGCGGCATACTGGATCAAATGTATAAGCAGCGCAGCACCTAACGCGTAACTTTGGTTTATCAAGTCCGACAGTGCAAGTGTTGTCAAAGCCTCAAAATAGCCTATTCCTCCCGGTGTGCCTGGCACCAGCATTGAAATGTTCGTTGCCACTATTACGCCAAGTGCGCCGCGAAAAGCCACATCAGCCGGCATATTGAGTGAGAAAAGAGCTATTACAATAGACGCATAGATAAAAAGCCATGATGTAAAAATATGTTTTGAAACTCCGCCGAGGTCTTCTTTGATGAATTCCGCTGTTTTTTCTTTTGTTTTCGGGAAAAACTGCGCAACCGTAAAAGCAATAACTATGAGGCCGAGAACAATCCCGGAATAGAACATGAAATCCAAGCCTACCTCATTTTCAAGGCTGTTATAGAAAAAAATCGATAAAAGGCAAAATATAATTAATACTATTATATCAAATAGCTTTGGAATGTACATTATATAAGTTTTTTTCCAGAATGAATATTCCCTCGGCAGCATATTGCTTTTTGTACTGTCTCCAAGTCTGAATGGAACAACCATATTGATCGCCTCGCCCACGCTCATGATCCTGAATGCATCTTTTTTTGAAATATCCGCAAGTTCACAGCTGAGCACTAAACCTTTGTTGTAAATGCCCAGTGCGAATAAGATGATCGAAATCAAAGCAAGCAAAGGATTTACCCTCAGCTCAGAGATCTGTCTTAAATCAATTTTAGAAATAAGATGATAAAAATAAAATATTATAGCAGGTATAATTACACATATGAATGCAACTCTTGATATATCTCCAAGCCGCTTAAAAGGAATTTTCACGCTATTTCTCCCTTCAACTAGTGTAACCATTTTCCATTACCTTAACAATTAATTCATATTTTTAATTAAAAGAATTAATGCAGCTTACATATTTTTATTATCTTATTTTAAATCTCAAAATATGTAGATAAAAAAACGCGCGGTTCTTCCGCGCGTTTTATCATAAATTCAGATAACTTATCACACACGGCATAATCATGCCATATGTATATTGATTTGCCGCTTAAAGCGTAAACCAACTTATCTGCATCCGCAGCCCCTGTGTCTGTCATCTTCGGGTTCACAGTGTCTATGCCTGTCTTCGTCTTCGATTTCCATGGATGCCGGCGGGAAAAATTCTTCTGTCGGGAACTTAATGCTTCTGAAGAGCCTGCATGGATCGTCTTCGTTTCCAATGCACTCTTTCTCAGGAATGCAGAAATCATAAGCCGGAATCAAAAGCTGAACGTCTCTGACTATTTTAATGATCGAGAAAATGCCGAGTGTAACATAAACCATTTTCTCAGGATCATTGTCAACAAGATCGCCGTCAAATTCTCTTAAGATTGCATCCGGTACAGAACAGAGATCTACACCGCAGCCGCAATGTTTTTCACATTTTTCAACCAGTTTAACGCCGAGCGCGATCGGATCCACTACTTCAACAATAGCCTTCGGCTGGTTGCTTGAGCGGATAGGATTCGGATCGAGTCCGTCTGGTCTGTATGAAGATGTAAATGTTTTTGCTGAGCCCTCGCTGCCGAAAAGAATGACTTTTTTGTCAAATGTACTTAGTCCGCGAACCTCCATAGGTCTCGAAACACCGCAGAATGCATCAAGCGTGACTTTAAAGAAATATTTTACATCAATAGCATAAAAACCTCTGTTGAAAGGAACCTCTTCGACATCGATGTAAACCCAGATGATTTCAGCTTTTCTGACTTTAACATTGATTGCTTTGTCTATAATTTCTTGTGAACGGCTATCAAAATAGACTCTCAGATCCTCAAGGCAGTCTTTATCTTTGCATGTATCATAAACCTTAGTAGTATTAATGCAAACGGCTTCTTTAAATCCGTTAGCGCAGGAAAGCGGTCCCGGAACTACTTTTTCGCTCATAGTATTTATCCTCCTACAATGGTATTGAAGTTGCCTGCTTCAATATCAGTGTATGCAAGGAAAAGCATTATGTTAGTATTTTTTTATCACTTCTTTGCACCGCTTTCATATAATTATTGTTTTTTTAATATATGAGAGAACGCTTTCTGCATTTCTACAACCGCAACAGGCGTTAAAGAAAGCGCAATAACTATTGCCCACTGAACAGGACTTATAAGCTCCAGCCTGAATACGCTGGTACGGACAGCCGGAATGCAGATAGTGACAAGCTGAAGAATAACGTTTATAACAAACGCGCCGACAACATAAAGGTTTGAGAATATGCCGATCTTGAATATAGAATAATTCATTGAACGGGCGTTGAACACATGGAAAAACTGTATGAACGCAAGCGTCATAAACGCCATAGTAGAGCCTGTTCTTGATGCGATTTCAGTCCCCGAGGCTACCCCCTCTTTAAATCCGATGTAATAAGCAAAAAACGTCAGGCATCCGATTAATACGCCCTGAAATGCTATACGAAGACCAAGACCACTGCTGAAGATAGATTCATTGAGTTTGCGCGGAGGGCGATTCATGATTCCCGGTTCAGCTTTTTCCATGCCGAGCGCGATGGCAAGAAGCGAGTCAGTAACAAGGTTGATCCACAATATCTGAACAGCGCTGAGCATTTGGACAGGCATACTGAAAAGAAGCGTTCCAAGCAGTGTTGTAAGCAGGATGCTTATTATCTCGCCGATATTGCTCGAAAGCAGAAAATGGATAGCCTTGCGGATATTATCGTAAATAACCCGGCCATAGCTTACAGCCGAGACTATCGTTGCAAAGTTGTCGTCTGCAAGTATCATATCGGCGGCGCCTTTTGCGACTTCTGTCCCGGTGACGCCCATAGAAACGCCTATATCGGCAAGTTTCAAAGCAGGCGCGTCGTTCACTCCGTCCCCCGTCATGACAGTAACATGACCATTAGCTTTTAAAGCTTTTACTATTCTTAGTTTATGCTCAGGGGATACACGTGCGAACACACTATAGCTGTGGATATTTTTTGTAAGCTCTTCGTCCGAAATCTCTTCCAGCTCAGCGCCGCTCATCACCATGTCGCCTTCACCGAGTATGCCAAGATCACGAGCGATAGCGCTTGCAGTTATAACGTGGTCTCCAGTTATCATAATCGGGCGGATTCCAGCTGTTTTGCATTTTTCAATTGCTTTTTTTGCCTCTTCGCGAGGCGGGTCTATCATGCCGAACAGTCCAACAAAAATAAGATCGTTCTCAAGTGTTTCTGTCGAAACTGAACTCAGCATGTCAGATTCGATCTTTTTATATGCAACAGCGATAACTCTTAACGCGCTTTTAGACATTTCCTCGTTTGCTTCGGCAATCTTCTTTGCAAACTCATCGTCGATGGGGCTTACGCCACTGTCGTCCTCAACTGCGGTACAGCGCTGAAGCAAAACATCAGGGGCGCCTTTTGTTATTGAAATAAGTTCGCCGTTCATTTTATTCACGGTTGTCATAAGCTTTCTGTCAGAGTCGAAAGCGATCTCCTCTACCCTTTTGTTCAGCTCTTTTATCTCGATCGGGTTCATCCCACGTCTGACAGCAGCATCAATAAGCGCGACCTCTGTCGGGTCTCCGACGCTTTCGTATTTTTCGCTTTCTTTTTTAACGCTTGTGTCGTTGCACAAAACGCCAAAGGTCAAAAATTTTCCGGCTGTGCCCTCAATAGATATGTCCGACGCTGTTACATAATCAAAGTTGACGTAAGATTTAACGACTGTCATTTTGTTTTGAGTAAGTGTTCCTGTTTTATCGCTGCATATAACCGTGGCGGAACCGGAGGTTTCGATGGCGGGCAGGCTTTTCATTATGGCGTTCTTTTTCACCATACGCTGCATTCCTATAGCCAGAACTACAGTAACGATTGCAGGAAGGCCCTCAGGTATAGCCGCAACGGCAAGGCTTAATGAGTTTAGAAATACCGTCATAAGCTCATGGCTTTGAAGGTATCCTATTATAAATATTGTAACACAGACTGCGAGCGCAAAAATCGACAGAATCTTTGAAAGCTCCTTCAGTCTTCTTTGAAGCGGCGTTGCATTTTTCTCCGCACCGCTCAGCAAATTTGCAACCTTTCCTATTTCTGTTCCGGCGCCAGTTTCAGTGACGACGCCATAAGCTCTGCCGTATGTCACAACTGTGCTCATAAATGCCATATTGGTCATGTCGCCAATGCCGCGTTTTTCATTAGAAAGAACAGTATCTGTCTTTTCGACCGGGACTGATTCACCGGTAAGAGACGATTCATCCGCCTTCATGTTAAAGCATTTTGTGATGCGGACGTCTGCCG
This Bacillota bacterium DNA region includes the following protein-coding sequences:
- a CDS encoding rhamnulokinase family protein; the protein is MAKKMLAFDLGASSGRAMLGTLENGKIKIEEIHRFSNDPVMIGGTLHWDILRLFFEIKQGISKAVALGGGFDSIGIDTWGVDFGLLDKEGRLLQNPVHYRDARTEGVPEKVYEKVSKDELFSRTGIQFMRINTLYQLYYLAHSGGLEGVDKLLFIPDLLAYFLTGEQHAEYTVASTSNLLNPHTRDWDQTLLEKLGIPSGIFPSIIEPGSTYGMLSKGICEELGCKPVPVVAVGEHDTASAVAAVPSKVKHFAYISSGTWSLLGTELDKPVVSDDAARANFTNEGGYNNKIRFIKNIMGLWLIQESRRQWQREGQTVSFNDLEREALDTEPFESFIDPDAPLFEAPGNMPERIRKFCRETGQPVPESRGAVMRCIYQSLAMKYKYAFETMKSLTGYDFEILHIVGGGIKDTFLCKMAAGACGVMVNAGPAEATVIGNIAVQLIAAGELADLKDARKAVRAAVDIQQFAPHQSDEWEMHYPKFKGIAGL
- a CDS encoding DeoR/GlpR family DNA-binding transcription regulator, which translates into the protein MLTLERHNKILEILNKKKSVTVNELSKKLFASPATIRRDLTAMEKSGLITRSHGGAVLYESSNAEPSQVIREHENIKEKKVIANLAADFIKNSYSIFLDSSSTAGFLVPHLTRFRNLSVVTTGIKNALLLMEKTDVRVHVPGGMIAPNSNTITGSDTLEYISHINVDVAFISCAGIDTISGITEGSFEQSQLKRKMLSNAKSRILLCDSSKFGHTFLCRTCDFNGIDYFISDKTPDAELANAITTAGCEIIAEDNL
- a CDS encoding ferritin-like domain-containing protein, which encodes MQHYGNNPDNEGNAPQYTPYMSQDPYGYNNGLSVALQLIRDALSGETEDRMFYEYLISIAPSEEEKRIIESIRDDEMRHYSMFRQLYYELTGQMPTIAQEPTFEKPASYCDGIKRALFGEQNAVRKYRRILFALQDRRQINMLTEIITDEIRHGILYSYIYSKNGCDV
- the tsf gene encoding translation elongation factor Ts; the protein is MAFTAKDVVTLRERTGVGMMDCKKALTQADGDLEKAVEILREKGLAAAAKKASRIAAEGLVACYTDDAKKVGVVIEVNSETDFVAKNADFQGFVAGCAKTVADTNPADVDALLETNYEGGSSKVADVLRDKILTIGENLKVRRFERYEGITETYIHGGGRIGVMVKFDTTDEAAGTEKFKEFAKDIAMQVAASNPSYNKREEVPAEVLDKEKEILKVQAINEGKPEAIAEKMVAGRVQKFYKENCLIEQVYIKNNDMSVKQYMDSVSKEIGAPISIAKFARFEKGEGLQKREDDFAAEVAKMVK
- the rpsB gene encoding 30S ribosomal protein S2, whose product is MSVISMKQLLEAGVHFGHQTRRWNPKMAEYIFTERNGIYIIDLQKTVKKVEDAYMFIRNVAAEGGEVLFVGTKKQAQDSIKEEAERVGMYFVNARWLGGMLTNFKTIRKRVSRLKQLRKMSEDGTFEVLPKKEVTKLRGEIEKLEKFLGGIENMERLPAALFIVDPKKERIAVSEARNLGIPIVAIVDTNCDPDEVDYVIPGNDDAIRAVKLIAETMANAVLEGRQGEQFEMDEEEAAGDKE
- a CDS encoding lysylphosphatidylglycerol synthase transmembrane domain-containing protein — encoded protein: MKIPFKRLGDISRVAFICVIIPAIIFYFYHLISKIDLRQISELRVNPLLALISIILFALGIYNKGLVLSCELADISKKDAFRIMSVGEAINMVVPFRLGDSTKSNMLPREYSFWKKTYIMYIPKLFDIIVLIIFCLLSIFFYNSLENEVGLDFMFYSGIVLGLIVIAFTVAQFFPKTKEKTAEFIKEDLGGVSKHIFTSWLFIYASIVIALFSLNMPADVAFRGALGVIVATNISMLVPGTPGGIGYFEALTTLALSDLINQSYALGAALLIHLIQYAALLPLGFFMFFFGKKLKKTSCK
- a CDS encoding calcium-translocating P-type ATPase, PMCA-type, whose translation is MALWYSQPKEEIEKTLETNLKTGLTVKQAEEHLQKHGKNKLPEQRKKTAVEKFLSQFTDPTIIVLLVAAIICIAIGEIVDGIIICSIVIINAVIGLVQEQKAESALESIRKMTSPKAKVIRDGSQLVIDCEDVALGDLVVMEAGDYVPADVRITKCFNMKADESSLTGESVPVEKTDTVLSNEKRGIGDMTNMAFMSTVVTYGRAYGVVTETGAGTEIGKVANLLSGAEKNATPLQRRLKELSKILSIFALAVCVTIFIIGYLQSHELMTVFLNSLSLAVAAIPEGLPAIVTVVLAIGMQRMVKKNAIMKSLPAIETSGSATVICSDKTGTLTQNKMTVVKSYVNFDYVTASDISIEGTAGKFLTFGVLCNDTSVKKESEKYESVGDPTEVALIDAAVRRGMNPIEIKELNKRVEEIAFDSDRKLMTTVNKMNGELISITKGAPDVLLQRCTAVEDDSGVSPIDDEFAKKIAEANEEMSKSALRVIAVAYKKIESDMLSSVSTETLENDLIFVGLFGMIDPPREEAKKAIEKCKTAGIRPIMITGDHVITASAIARDLGILGEGDMVMSGAELEEISDEELTKNIHSYSVFARVSPEHKLRIVKALKANGHVTVMTGDGVNDAPALKLADIGVSMGVTGTEVAKGAADMILADDNFATIVSAVSYGRVIYDNIRKAIHFLLSSNIGEIISILLTTLLGTLLFSMPVQMLSAVQILWINLVTDSLLAIALGMEKAEPGIMNRPPRKLNESIFSSGLGLRIAFQGVLIGCLTFFAYYIGFKEGVASGTEIASRTGSTMAFMTLAFIQFFHVFNARSMNYSIFKIGIFSNLYVVGAFVINVILQLVTICIPAVRTSVFRLELISPVQWAIVIALSLTPVAVVEMQKAFSHILKKQ